aaaaggtGACATGCATTACTGGAGACACACCCACACTAGCATATACACATGTACggaaaacaacaactgcaCTTCTGAAAGTCAAAAATAGTCTAGGGGGAGTGAGTGAGATGGCAATAAGCAGGTGTAATAAGGGAATTTCTGAACTTACCAAAACCGCGCTCTCTCGCACCAGCTGAGAGACATTCTCTCTCATTTGCACCGCTGAGCCGAGCTTATTTAAGCCGCGCGTAAACTTTCGCTCCATCCTGCTCGCTCTCTTCCTTGCTCTCTTTCAGGGATCAAACAAAcaagttgttgtttttgtcgcACGGGCACTGTTTCTCTCCGCtctgttgcttttgttgttgttgtgcagAAACCGGCGGAAATTCAAAAATAGagagacacacacacgcacgcacaggCAGCCAGGATGCGCTGCCGACTGCGcagtcgacgtcgctgccagCGATGACTAATACGTTATCCTTGCTCTGTCCACTTTTTCTTCACTTTATTTTCCCCTCtctttttgaaaatttaaaagtgCATTAAGGCCATACTATAATTTGTCGTAAAAAGGATTCATCTGCGAAATTCCTGAATATCCATGTTATACACAAAACACCAACACGCACGCTGTAATTCCCACGCCCCTTTCGGCAAAAATGAGGGGGGTCTTGGCGAAAAACACAAACACCCACggcaaatatttttagcaGCCTCAGGCTTCTAGCATCCCGATTAAGaatataaacaatatattttaaCGAGCTACACACAGCTGtttacacatttttattatCTGGTTGATTACTCGCAATTTACGTGCGTTTGGCGTTTAAGGTGTTTGTGCGTTTGCAGCGGCGATTTGAACGAACCGTATTGGCGTGGAGTTTGTCTTTTCGAATTGCCGCTAACAGAGCGCTGAGCTCCTCACGCGAACGAGATCCACTGACTTTTGGGGAACGCGATTTGTTGGGGCAATAATAACATGAAGCAGCACAATTCACTAAAAAATACTTCCAAGTGTGGCAAAATACCGCCATCAGAGAAACTACCCTCGGGTTGGTGAAAATGATTGAGTTAGCAGGGACTCGAACCAGTTTCCGTCAGTAACAGAGGCTATGTTAAGTGAGTGTAAAAAAGTGTGGCCAGGCAGCACAAAACTGTTATTTTTCAAACTagttaaaaaagaaatgtaaataaattgtatgAGATAATAATTAAACTGTTAACTTCTATGAAATCTATAACTATTACATATTTACCATCTAAACTGCATTTTTAGTTGTTTTATAtttgttaaattaaaaatcttTTAAGCTACTTTCAAAAATAGCTTTTGAAAAAGTAATGTCTTGAATTTTTCCCGCTGCGCAGAAATGTAAACATAGAAATTGGAGACTTCcaaatcctttttttttaatgcatttattttaCTCGACCTCGATTAATCAAAACTTATAGATACAAGTGTGGGATTCCAGGTAACTTTATCGGCGTGTCCAGGCGGTGGGGCTGTATTAATTGTTAGAAGAGTCCATGTTTCTTGGCCTCGCTCTTGAAGCAAGCGCCGTAGGCTTCGGCGGCCTCGCAGTGATCATCCGGCACAGTTAGGGCAGCACAGGTGTCGCCGATCTCCAGGGCAATCTTTAGCTTGGCCGGATCGTTGCCCGTGTACTGCTTGGCCTTCTCGCGACCTGCCTCCGTGTCCAGTTTGCCGTCGGCGCCCAGTACTCCGAAACTCTTCATCACGCAGGCGCGCAGGCACTTGCCGGCATATgtgctggctggctgcttcTTGACCATTTCCTGCAGATCGGCATCGCTGGCGCCCACCTCCGGAATGCAGCCCTCGGCTGTCTCCATCAGCTTGGCCATGGCTTCCTTCTCGTCAAAGGCTCGCACCAGTGCGGCGCCGAGGAGGACGATTGCCACCAGAATGATTGGAGTAGACTGCATGATGCTAGGTCGGTGTATCTGAACTGAATTTGTCTCTGCTGATGGGGACTAAGGCTTTTATAGCTAAATCGGTGACTCGCTCGGCTGTGAAATAATATAGTACACCGTTTAACAATCTTTACAATGGTCGCTTAATTGGCCGCATCGCGATCGTTATTAGGGGTTTTCAGCTAATGGATCAGCTAACAAAATGTAGCCGGTCGACCAATAAGTACTGACCGCCCCCATAAGACACGCACGTCCCCAGAAAAGGTCTAAGTGATTAAAAAAGTGTCCCAACGCCATGTCAACATGACTGGCATTTGTGCTTCGTTACGCATAATTCATAGGTATCAAGATTGTCTATCAGATGTGCAATCCTGAAGACATCGAGAGTAAAAGTAAGAAGCATGTACTAAACcatattaaatatgaaaatccatttttgaaatttcaaAACCAGCCAAAATTTCAGACCATAAAAGAAGACCCTTCTGATCGTGagtaaaattattttacccattgaaaatccatttaaaacacagtattttgtatatattccATATATTTTGCATATATTTGTTGGTTTTTTATACTTTACACAATAAAAATGATAATGCATctcaacaaaaacaattattCGCGGTACTTATCGGATAGATTTCAAAGACAAAATTAATGCTTGCGTGTAACTTTTGCTTTTGGAATTCATTTCCCAAATACTACTTGCTTGGTTTTAATTTGCGTGGCTTTCATTTGTCGGTTATTGGTATCTTCAGTAATCgattagaaaataaaatagtCATAATTAATTTCGACAGATCCGTATGTGGATCGAGAATTATACATCGCTCCTACACATATATACATTGAATGCGGCATGCAAATTCTATTCGTGAGTCATCAATTCATTGATGTTGTGGTTTCTGCGTTTGGTTAAACTTAAGtcataattaattaacatacAGTTTAGGTAAAAGTATTTAAAGCAACTTAAACTTAAGGTTAAGAGTTCCCTCTCTTTCTTGTTTATTTCGCAGAGTGATTTTTGTAGTgtttaaatgtaaaataatatatCGATCATAATTTAGTTATCTTCCATTATGGGTATGAAATGTGAAGCGAGAGTCACAGTAGCAGTCACGGCAACAGTAACAGTTTACGAGTGCGATTAACGAACGAGTAACGGTTTTGTAAACCTCAAAACTTTGCTACAttggtttttgtttcatttgtgaTTATTATCATAATATATCGATATCGATCTCTGTGTGATGCATTGTGATTGATCGCTTTCTACTTAGGTTAAAGTTGGGATGGGTTCTGGAATTGGTTTGGGGATTATGACGTACGGTTAGGGATTTTATTCTTGCGTTAAATATGCTTAAAGacttatattatatatttggtGTACTTTTTTGAGTTTTGTGTTCTGTTTTCATTTGCTGTTTTATCGCtttgtttagtttagtttgTAACTGTTTGTATGTAGTTTATATAATAACTTGTCCATGGGCATGCCTGCTGCTACCTGTCCGATCTGCGGGGATCTACATCTACAGCTACGTAAACTAAATATAAtacagtttttgttttgtttttgtttggggGTCTTGGGTTTTTGAGGGCTACGCCAACTGTCTGCTATTCAACTCTCCAAACGACTCTGCGATCCCTTTCTCCAAAGTGTTATACACGGCACAGTGGTTACTCCTTTTCCTGTCTTCCTGCCTCATCCATTGGGTTATCAAAGGTTTGCGTTTTACGCTTAGATGGGCGATATGGAGAGTGGTGCTGAAGCTGTATCGGGCATGTATTCCTTGAGGAGATCCCGCAGTCGCAGGATCTCTCTGCCTGCCGCCGATAGATCGCCTTGAAGGGAAAGTTCCCGCTCCCGAAGTCGCTTGATGTCGCGCTGACAGGtctgcaaaaataaatatacaattaGTATAACTCGTGATGGGActatgtaatttaatttagtttcGCTTATGTTTGAATACTTACCACATTCTGTCTGAGTAGATCCAACTTGTCGCACTTCAATCGTGTGACCTCCTGGCGCAGATTCTCGATCTTCACGATCGTCTCGTTGCTGGGGGAACTACCCATTATGGTGGACTGGACTCCATCTAAGCACAGGGAGCACGCCTTGGTGGTGGCCTCCGCCGAACTCATGCTTTCTAGCCCAGTATCACTGTCAATGTAGGTGGCTCCGCCGTCCAAGTGCGCCATCATTGGATCGAGATCCACGCTATTCAGACTGGAATCATCGCTCGTTTCCGACATGGTGGCCACTGCGACCACTCCGTTTTGGGCGGCACTGACAGCCGCTGCTACCACGCCCCCGCCGGTTCCATTTTGGGGGAGGTGTCCACCGATGGAATTggtattgttgttgttcgccTGGCGAGAGGTAATGTCAGGGGAGGAGGAAGTGGACTCGTTCGATGACTTCGACTTGGATGAGGATTTGGAGGCCGTGCGACTGCAGGTCTGTgggaaaagaaagaaattagCTTCCATTTTCAAATTATTGCAATAAAGACTTACATTTAGATTGGGTGTCTGCATTTCGGGATGGGTCTCCTTCTTGGAATTCAATGTGCCCAGCTTGGTGTTCACACTGAATTTATCCGTTTGTCCAGGTCCATGACCATTTCCGGTGTCCACGCTCTGCGAGCGCACCCTCATGATTAAAGCCTTCTTCACCGTATCGATAAAGCGGGAGCCGGCATTGCCGCTACCACTTTCTGCTTTCGGGGTCTCGGGTGTAGGACTTCCTGCCGACGTCTGGGAAAGATCGGTTCCCAGAAAGTCGCGAGTCTTCTCCCGTAGTTCCTCGCATAAATTCTGGAGCAGAGAGGTCCTGGTGCGCTGTTCCAACTTTGCAAACTTTTCAGCTTTGTAGCACGCGTTCTCAGCATTGATCAGCTTGGTCAAGATGAACTCCTTGAACTCCTGTCCCTTGCGGAAAACTGCGGGATTCGGCAGAGTGGGGCCGAAGAAGGGAACATCATCCCTGGCGGTAACGCTGACCTTGTAACGGGTATGTGGTGTGTTCGGCTCAATGGGCTGGACCACGATGAAAGCGTGCAGAAAGTGACTGGCGATCATGTCGGGTGAGAATGGAGTGTTGGTCTCTTGGAAAACGATGGCCACAATGTCATTGCCAATGTGTCGCTTCCTCTGGAGCTGCTGTGGATCGCCCTCGGTGTGCGGCAATAGAGTGGATACATGGAACATGATCTCTCGCTCCTTGAAGACCTCATAGACAGCTGTGTCGCCCGTGTGACCATTCTGAATGTCAAGCCCACCCCTGTAGCCCTTGTGATCCTTCAGGCGTATCCTTTGACCCAAGACATCCAAGAACTCGTCGAAAGCTGGTGATGTCTGCTGGTTACCGAAGAGTTCCTCCTCGGTGGTCTGTCCATATCTTTGGTAGAGCACTCCAAACTTGAAGTGCGAAACGAGAACATGCTCGTCGTATACACTGATGAGTTGCGAGGCCTTGGGGCACAAAATCGGCATGAAATGCTCGACCGTGATATTTTCGTTCAGTGTATGCGCCATTTTTGCCGGACTTGGCTGTGGTAATAGGCATGAAACTGGAAGAAGCTCGTGCATCGTACCAGTTCTCAATCTCATCAGGATTCGCATGTGCTCCTGGTTGGCTACATTTTCCGTTTTAATAGAAAGCAAAATCGGTCCCAATTGCTCATCCACTCCAATCAAATTCGAGTGCTCCCTAGCGGCATAGAATCTCCTGTAGCACTTGGCCGTATCGTCCGTCTCGAACTTGGCCATCCAGGTGGTCTGTGGGAGCAGAGGATTTCCTCTCGCATCGTAGCCGCACTCATGTTCGGTGCCATCCATCCAGTAACCACCGTGCAGTGGCAGCAAGATCATGGGGTACGGTGCCGGTTTGGCCAGCGCCTCCTCAAGCAATCTCTGCGAGGCGGGAATGGCCGAAACGATCGATGAGTTGGAGCTCACCGACGACTGAGATTGGTAGTGGTGTCCGTTGGACAGCAGCTGGCAACCGGAGGCGCTGACCACCCCACTTAGTTGCGGGGAGGCGGGCGTCGAGCTGCAGGCGGAGCCCGAGACTGTGGAGCTGCTCGAGTGGTTCATCGAGTGGCGCAGTGTTGCCCGCGATCCCGAGTGCTGCAGCCCACCGTTGTGGGGATGGGCGTGGCTGTCGTGGGGTGAGTGTGGCTGTGGCACGCGCTCCTCACTCGCATTACTGCCGCGATGGTGGTTCTGTAAGAAGAAAAGAAATCGATTATAAATGAGTTTAATTCGTTAATTGATTTTTCAATCAAACTTGAATTACTGGAGAGAAAACCATCAGGATACTATAAATTTGGTATTTAATATCAGTGTATATTTTTCCATATACACAAATTGAATGTCACAGACAGCCCCAAGAAACTACCTTTCAAAAATCCCAATCTTATACCTCCATAAATCCAAGCATTGCAGACAATGCCGCCTAATCCTTGGcggaaataaatataattttccctAGCCATTCTCTGCGAGTACGAAACTCTGGCTTGATTGTTCAGCGGGATAGTGTGTCAGAGATCCATGTGTGGCACTCTGCACACAACTGGGGCCTGATTATGTGTGAGTGGGTGCCACAGTGGAGCCTCCCACACGCCGACGGGCGGAATTAGAGGCTCTGCAGCACTGCTGCATTATAATTTCATGCAATTATCGTCAGTGAAACCCGCCCGCAGCCCGCGCCCCAGCTTCATATGCAAATGGGGCGGCCTCGAGCCATGTGGATGGATTGGATAATGGCAGAGTGGAGCAGGGTGGTGCAGTTGGTTCGTCGGAGTGGTGCAGAGACTGTCGATGGCTTTGCAATTTTGTTGGCACAAACTATTTGCAAAGGCACCAAACAAATATGGTAGTGGGTGGAAGGGGCGTGGTCGTGGATTACGTGATGGATTTGCAGAGAGGGAAACTTCCACTTCCAATGGCTTTGAATTTTTGATAACATTAAGCCAACATTTTCATTTGACATGAACGAGGCTCCTGCTCCCATTTCCTTTACAATTCCTGGCGCCACTCGAAGCTTTTGTCTGGTCGACCCCCTTTTGACCCCAGCCCCCTTGCCTCTTAACCCGATGCCTCCTAAACAAGAAAGCATattaaaaagttttcttttatttgcaaaCAGTTTTTCCGTTTCTGGGATTCTTTTGTTGCACTTTAGGGCGCTGGCCTGCAGCCAAATGTGGCACGTACCCAAGGGGTTAAAGGGAGCGGGCTAGGGTTCATCGATAGTTCGTGCCTTGATTTAATAGTCTGCCGGCTGCCAATTGGAACTGCAGCTGATGGCTGGAAATAATGAGCCAAAGGAAGTAGGAAAAAGGCAGGCAGTGGAGGTACCCACTTGATAGATGGAAATAATGAGCCGAGAAAGGAtgggaaatgcaaatgcaactAAAAAAAGCAATACAGTTTGGCAAGCACTGTGGGGTCACCGCCTCTCACTTCTGCAATCGATTGAAGGTTAACCGATTCGATTATTCAAATTCGCGTTGTGTGCCATTCAAGCCGAGTTTCCAGCCAGTTGACTGCACCGCTAATGAATTGCATTGTCAGTCATTTGGGTGCATATCCAATGGATTTTGACATCCATCGCTCTAGCATTCATTTGtttgcatctgtatctgttggTATCTGTATCGTGTGAACCGAACTATGGTCtaaaacaaaatatgcaaatgcagtTTCCTACTGTAACTCCCTCTTTGCAGGCAAACAAAACGAATGTGGCAATtgaggaaaattaataaattttgtTGTAACCCTAGACGTTCATTTGGTCGCGGGGCGGGGAATTAAATGGGAACTGGAGCTATGGGACTGTTGCAGATATTGCTTATAGAGTCGGTCACGTCACACGCTTAGTTGGCTTCATTTGCTAAGGGCGGTTGGCCTTTTAGTGTTTGCctaaatgggaaatgggaaaactgGTAAATGGCTGAAGAGGGGGAACCCTCATCCCCAAAAATAGATAGTTAGTTGGATAAGCTGTCTGTGGTTGGGTAAACAAAAGAAGTCAGCGGACAAGTGACTCATCTAATAAGGAATATTGTAGTCTCTCCCAATCTCTCTGAGTTTTTCCTTCAGTTAATTTGTGAAGATTTCCACTTTGGCAATTGGTTTTGGTTTCAGTTTGGCTTGTTTTATGAGATCTAATTAGGAAACCATTTGTGCGGAGGCTGCTGGAGAAGTATTAAGCACAAGCAGACAACTACACAAACCGGAAAATGCCAAAGTTAAATGTAATAAAGTGGAAAGCATGACGAATGTAGAACTTGTGCAGAACAAGAAACTCGCTTCTGACAAATGATCATTCCGCTTCCCGCCGAACAATAATGACAATCATAACGCCGATGATGATGTTTATGTGCCGATTCCGAGGAACTTAAGCGGATTACATACAGCCAGTTCGAGTACACGAGCCACAAGATGTGGAAAAGTGTTACGAGCTCGGAGCAGAAAAGAACATATAGAACACTGAACACCGAACACCGAACAGAAATGGAACCAAAGTGGGGGGAACTGAAGGAGGAACTACAGCCATATGGCAAACTGAAGAGGGGCACGAACTGCACAGAGAATTAAAGTTATGGTATGTCAAATGATGTTATATCTGGACTTCATCATTAAAGGCTAACAAGTTTGTTATTGGCCAAAAGAAATGATTCAACTTAGTGGTCGATTCTCGAATTTCCTTCTTCAGACATCTACATTGAACTAAACAATTTTTCTCACTGTCGAGTGTCATCGTTTCGAGGTTAATGGGGTAGTGGCATGTGAAGAGGGACTTGCAACGAGTGGAAAGGGCAGCCCCTGGCAAAGTCATCTCCTGCATTGAACAAGCGATTTGCATAAGGCGAAGGGCAGCAGTTCCTCTTTTGGACACCTCCATATGTGCAAAAAATCCTGCGACGTAGCCAGAGTCAACAAGGCTtgcttgttgtttttattgttgccgCTCAAGTGCAGGCGGGCGTCATTAAAAATGTGCATTTTGCATTCAACGCCCTCGTATTTCTCGCTTTTCTCACACCCTAAAAAcgacaaaaaatgaaaacaaaatttaacAAAAGCACAGGAAGCAGGCCCCTAAAAGAGGGTTAAAAAACAAGAGGCGTTGGGAAGAAGGGGCTGTCTGTCATTCGCTGCAGTGCTTTCCAAACTGTTaatattgtaatattattTCTGTTTTAGCCTTTGTGAATATCTTATGCAGTTCACATTGCTTAGCTCAGAAAGTGTCACACATACAAGCTACCCAACTGATTGATATATGTATGCTGTCTACGCACGTGAGACAAATGTCGGGAGAGCAGGAGATATATGTGTATGCGGCGACAAATCCCAATCCCCCAGTGCGACCCACTCCCCACATGATTTATTCGAGTCTCCAAAGGGGGCGATGCAAAAACACAAGCCAAACTCGAGATTGAAGTGCTTAAATCAAAATCGCATAAATCACAAATGTCACAAGTCAAGAGTGCGTATCAAACTGTGCATGGGGTAAGGCAAGGATTCGAGACTTTTGAGATTAGACAGTTTGTGGAATTAAGATCGTAAAGAATTGCAGCTAGTCATTTTTACAACAGTAGTAAGCACTAAGATCACAGGCTTTTATATTCTTCTAGCAGAACTTAAACAATACCGCTATATCATAAAGACAAAAACACCTAATGGGTTCAGCTCCAGCTGCGACGCACTTTAGAAGCCATTGAAAGTCGATCTTTCAACTTGGGATTCTCCACACGTATGAGTGATTCGAGCTGAGCACGATTGTTCTGTTTGAAACGCTTTCACAAACTTAATTAACATACACACATAGTCTTTCTTATCGCTCAACAGTGAGCAGAACAAAATAAGTGTTAAAATGGATATGAAAAGACTTCACAtatcataaaataaaatataacgTTCGTAGAAGTTTATCGACTGCAATCGGAATGAGATCATGTCGCGAGTTTGCAAGAAGTGTATAAAAAGTGAGCTCACTCATGGTTTGGGGgcgtttttgtttggccaaaaTCGCATTTGTTCAACTGGTTCATTGATATTCGTGTTTTGTTCAACGATTATTGAACACCAAACACGGCCTAAATAAGGCAATCATTGAATATGGTGGCTACAGTTTGGCGACATTTTCATTAGCGGAACAAAGCAAAAACGTAAAAATTTTGTGGCAGAAAGCGAAAGGCAGCCAAAATGGATTCAAGATtgccataaattatgcaaGCTACCTGATTGATTTTTAAGATCcactaattaatataaaataacaaaCATTATTTGCGGTTTCGGTGGCGGcttaaaaatagatttttaatTGCAGCTCGCAGCTGGAAGCCGCAGTTCGCAGTTCGGATTCGAGTTGCATGTGAAGTCACGGTGTGTGTGACCCAATTTGTGCGCAGTGAACCCAACACCCGCTTCGAATATGCCCCTTTTGCCATTACCCATGCAGCATAAAATTAGCTGCGACAATTCCAAGGCAGAATCAAGAGGGCCGAGAAGTAAGAGCCGCAGCCAAAGCTAAAGCCATTCCATTCCCACACGCCCACGGGAAGCAATTTCCCTCGATCTGAGGTAACTCGAAAGGTATGAGGGGAGCATGACTCCATGTCACGGCTTTATGAGCAGCGAACAAGATGGGGGGAAGTTGTAAGGGGTTGGCGTAATAAGATATTCTGCGATTCACACAAACTGAGTTAAAGCCGTACTGCAAATGATTGTGGGTGTCATCAAGTGATTTTTGGGCGGGGCTAATAAGCAAGAAGACAACGCTATTCAACTCGAAGTCCCTGTGAAGATTTTAGTACTTTTCTAAATTTTTGTTCTGCTCTTCAATTAAATTATCCGTGATAACTACTCtcaatttaataatatatattttctctAGTTTCATTAATAACTTGCCCTCGAGTGTACAGTGGCTCTCAAACAGTTCGCAGTGCCTTACTACGACTTTCGTGAGCTTGCCCAACCTTCTTCTCCCTATTTAACCCTTTCGCGCTTGCGCATTGAAGCTGCTCCGTTTCCACTCGAATGCCCAAGACTTTGTGTAACTTTGCACATTTAAATTACAAACAGCTGACAAAAGTTTTGCCGCCAGACCAAATCCCGAGACCAAGATGGCCAAGCCACTCTTCATAAGAAAAAGTGTTCCCcctgtttttattattttcctcCGCTTGGCTAGCTTTTCTCATAAAATAATTGCTCGTGTGATCGAGACTCGTTGCCTTTCAACTTGAGTTACCAACTCCTCCCCGTGGAGACTTGTGAAGTCAACGATGAGGAGTTCTTTTGTCTCACGAGAATTTTGGCAGTCAAGCGTGAAACATGAAAGAATATGTACAACCTGATGATGTTCTTGGCGAACCCTTCCTAGAATCTTCTGAAATGCTATAAATTACCAGGCCCCAAAGTTGTGTACTCCCATTTGGCTTCCTAGGAAGTTTTCTGCATGTTTTCAGGCAGTTGTCAAAGCTTCAAAGAGGAAACACGATGTGAACGTTTCCTGCCCGTAATTAGTGTGAAAATGTGTGTTATCCAAGCCGTAGGTAAACTCAATTCCCTGCCTCATTTCACATATTGATTAAACAAGCCAAAACTGGAGCATAAACCAGCCGTATATAACGCATTGTTTACTTGGTCAAAACATGCGACCAACGAGGTTAACAAATTGAACGTGCATATTGAATTTGTGAAGGCAGTTTCGATTGGTTGTGGTTCAAAATgtcagctgcagttgcaaaaTGACAGggaaaaaaagagagaaaaggCTTGGAACTTTCGAGCAAGTGGAATGGCTCTTCATTCGGAAAACGAAAGGGGAGGGCTGTCAATTTAACAGGACTCagaaaaagtttttaatagTTAGTCCAGCATGAAGCCTGAATATAGATATAGCgcttaaaactttttaatttggtTAACTTTTGTAAAACAGATGCCTAGATATCTAGGTTTATCCACTCTCATCGTACTTTTGGTGTATTTGTCAGCGGGTTTCTAGATGATTTATGGCAGTGAATCTGACATTTCTCTGCTTGATTTTTGCTCGAAAAAAGTTGCCTGACCACCGAAGCCGATGCGTTGGCGTTTTTTTGGCATCGGCAACATTCACTTTTTACTTGGCATATCTGTAtctacatatgcatatgtatctttgatttttatttcgttttttggGAGGGTAATGCTGCCCAAAAACTGGGTCAACGCATGTCGCCAGCGCGATTTAACACTCGCTCATCGTTAATCTTCATTCATTTGCATGCGCTTCACTGCATTCGTTGTTCATTATTCATTATTCGGGGCTTGCAGCCTGGCTCTCAAACTGTAGATGCATCCAATAAGTGGCAATTGCCGCAAATTGCTTCctcagctgctgttgcttaTTTATAGCAAATCTTTTGACGCCAAGTGAGTGCCCACAAGTGCATTTACCAACCCCTTCGACCTCTCGCCATCCACCGCTTATGAGTCCAATCCCATTTGCCGCCCGTCTGCAAACATTCGTTGACTTATTTATGATCGCACACGAGACTCGAATCGTCGGCGttt
This genomic stretch from Drosophila mauritiana strain mau12 chromosome 2L, ASM438214v1, whole genome shotgun sequence harbors:
- the LOC117135136 gene encoding rap1 GTPase-activating protein 1 isoform X2 → MLKIHMLEQVVNTENVCENAQELSPKRKLAGQGQVGGGSSSSNGGTPTVSATSSPHHQPTPPQRHIHTGGGKSASQGSSPAGRQHAFMANTQKQQPAGGGSGSGSVTHSPERLRGATTATQDLFELLERVQCSRLDDQRCVLPAYFSQNHHRGSNASEERVPQPHSPHDSHAHPHNGGLQHSGSRATLRHSMNHSSSSTVSGSACSSTPASPQLSGVVSASGCQLLSNGHHYQSQSSVSSNSSIVSAIPASQRLLEEALAKPAPYPMILLPLHGGYWMDGTEHECGYDARGNPLLPQTTWMAKFETDDTAKCYRRFYAAREHSNLIGVDEQLGPILLSIKTENVANQEHMRILMRLRTGTMHELLPVSCLLPQPSPAKMAHTLNENITVEHFMPILCPKASQLISVYDEHVLVSHFKFGVLYQRYGQTTEEELFGNQQTSPAFDEFLDVLGQRIRLKDHKGYRGGLDIQNGHTGDTAVYEVFKEREIMFHVSTLLPHTEGDPQQLQRKRHIGNDIVAIVFQETNTPFSPDMIASHFLHAFIVVQPIEPNTPHTRYKVSVTARDDVPFFGPTLPNPAVFRKGQEFKEFILTKLINAENACYKAEKFAKLEQRTRTSLLQNLCEELREKTRDFLGTDLSQTSAGSPTPETPKAESGSGNAGSRFIDTVKKALIMRVRSQSVDTGNGHGPGQTDKFSVNTKLGTLNSKKETHPEMQTPNLNTCSRTASKSSSKSKSSNESTSSSPDITSRQANNNNTNSIGGHLPQNGTGGGVVAAAVSAAQNGVVAVATMSETSDDSSLNSVDLDPMMAHLDGGATYIDSDTGLESMSSAEATTKACSLCLDGVQSTIMGSSPSNETIVKIENLRQEVTRLKCDKLDLLRQNVTCQRDIKRLRERELSLQGDLSAAGREILRLRDLLKEYMPDTASAPLSISPI